The Methylomicrobium lacus LW14 genome window below encodes:
- a CDS encoding PKD domain-containing protein: MSLFFHAHAGERVFPPLYNAPSGRLDGDSSPGFSWGGRLAIGLWLLAFALAVSPLAEAAGNKKPKASIVKVAPVDEGAPVTLDGSLSADPEGGALTYAWTQTKGTPAITVNGANTSKPSLTAPATQKTAKKTKPAKFTFQLTVTDAQGLSAVKTTVLTVKPLNAAPLANAGLDIDAEYSKNVTLASLSTDPDAARGGQIVKYQWKHLKKPGDPKIKLLNTKTAQASFVSPAQAAQLEFELTVTDNDNAKASDRVIVKVADVQPLNAAFALDKKALTTGGTATAGASNITGGKGPYKVKFEWGDGTAAEEFPLGAGVTAKSVGHQYPNAGNFSQKVTVIDANGTQKSSAVETIQVAVPALDAALSVSADAVVKGGQVTAKAETITGGTSPYTVAFNWGDGSQNEQETLANGVFTKSANHVYAVAGQYDLTVTVTDNENGNKAQTFHITVSEPQAPALDGTLTLAQAAVAFNTPVQPKVDITGGTQPYTVKFEWGDSLSDNPTTLNQGIVSATGEHFYGQPGTYTITATLTDANSHTKTLTANVTVNPVDAPLTECQQPNAN, translated from the coding sequence ATGTCGTTATTTTTTCATGCTCATGCTGGCGAGCGGGTTTTCCCGCCGCTCTACAATGCGCCGTCGGGTCGTCTCGATGGCGATTCTAGCCCCGGTTTTAGCTGGGGCGGCCGCTTGGCGATCGGACTTTGGCTGTTGGCATTCGCGTTGGCGGTTTCGCCCTTGGCGGAAGCCGCCGGCAATAAAAAGCCCAAAGCCAGTATCGTCAAGGTTGCGCCGGTTGATGAAGGCGCTCCGGTCACGCTGGACGGCAGTCTCAGCGCGGACCCCGAAGGCGGCGCCCTGACTTATGCCTGGACGCAAACCAAAGGTACGCCGGCCATCACGGTCAATGGCGCTAATACGTCCAAGCCGAGCTTGACGGCGCCTGCGACTCAAAAGACCGCCAAGAAGACCAAGCCCGCCAAGTTCACTTTCCAGCTGACGGTTACCGATGCTCAGGGGCTGAGTGCGGTCAAGACCACCGTGCTGACGGTCAAGCCGCTGAATGCGGCGCCGCTGGCGAATGCCGGGCTCGACATCGATGCGGAATATTCCAAAAACGTGACGCTGGCGAGCCTCAGCACCGATCCGGATGCCGCGCGCGGAGGTCAAATCGTCAAATATCAGTGGAAGCACTTGAAAAAACCTGGCGATCCCAAAATCAAATTGCTCAATACCAAAACCGCGCAAGCCTCGTTCGTCAGTCCGGCTCAGGCTGCGCAGTTGGAATTCGAGTTGACCGTGACCGACAACGATAACGCCAAGGCGAGCGACAGGGTCATCGTGAAGGTCGCCGACGTGCAACCGTTGAATGCGGCGTTTGCGCTGGATAAAAAAGCGTTGACGACGGGCGGCACGGCCACCGCCGGAGCTTCCAACATCACCGGCGGCAAGGGACCCTACAAGGTCAAGTTCGAATGGGGCGACGGCACGGCTGCCGAAGAGTTCCCATTGGGCGCCGGCGTGACCGCGAAATCGGTCGGCCATCAGTACCCGAATGCCGGCAATTTTAGCCAGAAAGTCACGGTCATCGACGCGAACGGTACGCAAAAATCCAGTGCGGTTGAAACCATTCAGGTGGCCGTGCCGGCTTTGGATGCCGCCTTGAGCGTCAGTGCGGACGCGGTCGTGAAGGGCGGCCAGGTCACCGCGAAAGCCGAGACTATCACCGGCGGCACGAGCCCTTACACGGTTGCGTTTAACTGGGGCGACGGCAGCCAGAACGAGCAGGAGACGTTGGCAAATGGCGTCTTCACCAAATCGGCCAATCACGTCTATGCCGTAGCGGGACAATACGATTTGACGGTTACCGTGACCGATAACGAAAACGGCAACAAGGCGCAAACGTTTCACATTACTGTTTCCGAGCCGCAAGCGCCGGCATTGGACGGCACGTTGACTTTGGCGCAAGCGGCCGTGGCCTTTAATACGCCGGTTCAACCGAAGGTCGATATTACAGGCGGTACGCAGCCCTATACCGTTAAATTCGAATGGGGTGATAGCCTAAGTGACAACCCGACCACGCTCAATCAAGGCATTGTCTCGGCGACCGGCGAGCATTTCTATGGACAGCCGGGAACGTATACGATCACCGCAACCCTTACCGACGCGAACTCTCATACGAAGACGCTGACCGCGAATGTGACGGTGAATCCGGTGGACGCGCCGCTGACGGAGTGTCAGCAGCCGAATGCCAATTGA
- a CDS encoding ShlB/FhaC/HecB family hemolysin secretion/activation protein has protein sequence MHKFIGRTLLTWSVFSLFSPAGTEVHAEPAQTVEAAPAFDLLMLQVDGNTVLDQQLIEKTVYPFLGPGKSIDDVEKARQTLEEVYRKNGYPTVVVEIPEQDVVNDSVRLQVVEGTVERLKISGSRYYALGKIRSGVPALAAGQVPHMPEVQQQLAALNQEAPDRQVTPVFRAGATPGKTEVELRVKDEVPLHGSLEVNGRNPEDTTRTRLIASLRYDNLWQRFHSASLQYQVSPENYDEVEVWSGTYVLPTGWADTRLALYGIGISSNVQTGTTVGGLTVVGSGSIYGARLVKPFGLQENITQSLTLGFDYKNFNQGVTLQGQDMEPTPVTYPAFQIGYDGSLRQDGAITTLGVAGNFSIRGLGNNQMEFESRRQDAPTNYAYLTGNLKHLRALFWDFRLAARASGQLSYSPLISNEQFSAGGQQSVRGYFQTQQLGDDGVNLSLELQSPMLKRQGWDAVDNLRLHAFMDYAYLWIQKPLEGNPDYYRLAGAGLGLRAQLFRHFTGELDWAYPLYRQGTVDVGNQRIDFRLAYEF, from the coding sequence ATGCATAAATTCATTGGACGCACATTGCTGACATGGAGCGTTTTTTCATTATTCTCGCCGGCAGGGACCGAAGTTCATGCCGAGCCCGCCCAAACCGTTGAGGCCGCGCCGGCATTCGATCTGTTGATGTTGCAGGTTGACGGCAATACGGTGCTGGATCAGCAGTTGATCGAAAAAACTGTGTACCCGTTTCTCGGGCCCGGAAAATCGATCGACGATGTCGAGAAAGCCCGGCAAACGCTGGAAGAGGTGTACAGGAAAAACGGCTATCCGACGGTCGTCGTCGAGATTCCTGAGCAGGACGTGGTCAACGACTCGGTGCGCCTGCAAGTGGTCGAAGGCACGGTCGAGCGGCTCAAAATTTCCGGTTCCCGCTATTACGCCTTGGGCAAGATTCGATCCGGCGTGCCCGCCCTGGCTGCAGGCCAGGTTCCCCACATGCCCGAGGTGCAGCAACAATTGGCCGCCTTGAATCAGGAAGCGCCGGATCGCCAGGTGACGCCGGTTTTTCGTGCCGGCGCCACGCCGGGCAAAACCGAGGTCGAATTGCGCGTGAAGGACGAGGTGCCGTTGCACGGCAGCCTAGAGGTGAACGGCCGCAATCCGGAAGATACCACGCGGACGCGTCTGATCGCCTCGCTGCGTTACGATAACTTGTGGCAGCGCTTCCATAGCGCCTCGCTGCAATATCAGGTTTCTCCCGAAAATTACGACGAAGTCGAAGTCTGGTCGGGCACCTATGTGCTGCCGACAGGCTGGGCCGATACGCGCCTGGCCTTATACGGGATAGGCATCAGCTCCAATGTGCAGACCGGTACCACGGTGGGCGGATTGACGGTCGTCGGCAGCGGCAGCATCTACGGCGCTCGTTTGGTCAAGCCATTTGGCCTACAGGAGAATATTACCCAAAGCCTGACCTTGGGTTTCGATTACAAAAATTTCAATCAGGGCGTGACTTTGCAGGGCCAGGACATGGAGCCGACCCCGGTCACTTATCCCGCCTTCCAGATCGGCTATGACGGCAGCTTGCGGCAGGATGGCGCGATCACCACCCTCGGCGTTGCCGGTAATTTTTCTATCCGGGGGCTCGGTAATAATCAGATGGAGTTCGAAAGCCGGCGTCAGGATGCGCCGACCAATTATGCCTACTTGACGGGTAATCTGAAACATCTGCGCGCCTTGTTCTGGGATTTCCGCCTCGCCGCCAGGGCCTCGGGGCAGTTGTCTTACAGCCCCCTGATCAGTAACGAGCAGTTCTCGGCCGGCGGCCAGCAAAGCGTGCGCGGTTATTTTCAGACCCAGCAGCTGGGCGATGACGGCGTGAATTTATCGCTGGAATTGCAATCGCCGATGCTTAAACGGCAAGGCTGGGATGCCGTCGACAATCTGCGCCTGCATGCCTTTATGGATTATGCCTACCTGTGGATTCAGAAGCCGCTGGAAGGCAACCCCGATTACTACCGCCTGGCCGGCGCGGGGCTGGGCCTTCGCGCGCAGCTATTCAGACATTTTACCGGCGAGCTGGATTGGGCTTATCCGCTGTATCGGCAGGGTACGGTCGATGTCGGCAATCAGCGTATCGATTTTCGCCTTGCTTATGAATTTTAA
- a CDS encoding XdhC family protein yields MSRNHHLLTAYRAASRQTDKLVLATIIETFGSTYQKAGAKMLIAPDGELTGLLGGGCFEQDLIEHARSVFETGKAKTVFYDMRSPADAVWGLGMGCNGAVRIFLQLLSAEDDFSPLNHIATVDAAQNAGLLVTVIESAHPDFPVGRSLFLPDSADRQDAPLPFTAAQPKPRLEAHTVGGHEVKAFYDPLQAPTHLLVLGAGTDAIPLVQCAKALGWRVTVADYRPGYLGKERFLGADAVQHVLPQALDSHLDLDRFSAVVLMTHHFDYDRRFLAAIAGSRIPFIGLLGPAQRRERLLHSLQEAGELIEDRVFGPVGLDIGAETPEEIALAVVAGIQAALKGRSGGQLGLKARAMVA; encoded by the coding sequence CCGATAAACTGGTGCTGGCGACCATCATCGAAACCTTCGGCTCGACCTACCAAAAGGCAGGTGCGAAAATGCTGATCGCCCCGGACGGCGAATTGACCGGCCTGCTCGGCGGCGGCTGTTTCGAACAGGACCTGATCGAGCATGCGCGGTCGGTCTTCGAAACCGGAAAGGCGAAGACGGTGTTTTACGACATGCGCTCGCCTGCCGACGCGGTCTGGGGGCTGGGGATGGGCTGCAACGGCGCGGTCAGGATCTTTCTGCAATTATTGAGCGCGGAAGACGACTTCAGCCCGTTAAACCACATTGCCACCGTCGATGCCGCTCAGAACGCCGGCCTGTTGGTGACCGTGATCGAATCCGCGCATCCCGATTTTCCGGTCGGCCGGAGCCTGTTTCTGCCGGATTCGGCGGATCGGCAGGACGCGCCTTTGCCATTCACCGCAGCTCAACCCAAGCCGCGCCTCGAAGCGCATACGGTCGGCGGCCATGAGGTCAAGGCCTTTTACGATCCTTTGCAAGCGCCGACGCATCTCTTGGTGCTCGGCGCCGGAACCGATGCGATCCCGCTGGTGCAATGCGCGAAGGCGCTGGGCTGGCGCGTCACCGTGGCCGATTACCGGCCCGGCTATCTCGGCAAGGAGCGGTTTCTAGGGGCCGACGCGGTGCAGCATGTCTTGCCGCAAGCGCTGGATAGCCACCTGGACCTGGACCGCTTTAGCGCGGTGGTGTTGATGACGCATCATTTCGACTATGACCGGCGTTTCCTGGCGGCGATCGCCGGGTCGCGCATTCCGTTCATCGGCCTTTTGGGGCCGGCGCAGCGCCGGGAGCGCTTGCTGCATAGTCTGCAAGAGGCGGGCGAGTTGATCGAGGATCGGGTGTTCGGCCCGGTCGGGCTGGACATCGGCGCGGAAACGCCGGAAGAAATCGCCCTGGCGGTTGTCGCCGGTATCCAGGCCGCCTTAAAAGGCCGAAGCGGCGGACAATTGGGCCTGAAGGCTCGCGCCATGGTTGCATAA
- the smbP gene encoding small metal-binding protein SmbP encodes MKKNIAMICALLFASTGAFAEEHAAEALKHAGHAVTHGQAGHAPQLVEHAEKALKHAQSAESAASGEAKTHVVAGIKALEESIAHGKQNHAEVATKHAEEAVTHLQAGNS; translated from the coding sequence ATGAAAAAGAATATCGCGATGATTTGCGCCCTGTTATTTGCCAGCACCGGCGCGTTTGCCGAGGAACATGCCGCCGAAGCCTTGAAACACGCAGGCCACGCGGTTACCCATGGCCAAGCCGGACATGCGCCGCAATTGGTCGAGCATGCCGAAAAAGCATTGAAGCATGCACAGTCAGCAGAAAGCGCCGCGAGCGGCGAAGCCAAGACGCATGTCGTTGCCGGCATTAAAGCGTTGGAAGAATCCATCGCCCACGGCAAACAAAACCATGCCGAGGTTGCGACCAAACACGCCGAGGAAGCCGTAACGCATCTGCAAGCAGGTAACAGCTGA